One genomic region from Strix uralensis isolate ZFMK-TIS-50842 chromosome 5, bStrUra1, whole genome shotgun sequence encodes:
- the CAPS2 gene encoding calcyphosin-2 isoform X6 has translation MWHSIRKSEAEDVAAERRKQAVVEQVMVDQLSRAVISDPEQSTRADVYKEVHGLLGLGTAPMHFRKRTLHETKIRTKSGLTESMLSNKLRFDSRIISRNGHDACRELIGFFFTCDRSLTVYEFRQFGKNRTNALPFIQKGVYQHQRGQRKGKVYDLSDFYIGANLTFRSVDHNLPESVKQNPVLTLRVISIDEAAMDFLKASMEFKQECSRKQVADDSEVFKKIQGILRESLSKRGVRVITGLGKYFRQVDKNRNGFLSQAAFKEALKVFHLEVPEGDLESLWLVLDDSKSDKVDYGEFTRAVFGEMNEYRKAFVRKAYMKLDFNKTGSVPMVDIRKCYCAKKHPLVLAGKATEEEIKSSFLETLGESCSNPNEVSYSEFEDYYEGLSIGIMDDDDFVNILRNPWGI, from the exons AGCTGTTATAAGTGACCCAGAGCAATCCACACGTGCTGATGTTTACAAGGAAGTTCATGGACTTCTGGGACTTGGGACGGCACcaatgcattttagaaaaagaacGCTACATGAAACAAA AATAAGGACCAAATCAGGATTAACTGAAAGCATGCTCTCTAACAAGCTACGATTTGATAGTAGGATTATATCGAG AAATGGTCATGATGCTTGTAGAGAgttgattggatttttttttacatgtgacAGATCCCTTACTGTGTATGAATTCCGACAGTTTGGAAAAAATAG AACAAATGCCTTGCCTTTCATTCAGAAAGGAGTTTATCAACATCAACGTggacaaaggaagggaaaagttTATGATCTTAGTGACTTCTACATT GGAGCAAACCTAACTTTCCGAAGTGTTGATCATAACCTTCCAGAAAGTGTTAAGCAGAACCCAGTTCTCACCCTTCGTGTGATAAGTATTGATGAGGCAGCTATGGATTTCCTAAA aGCTTCTATGGAATTCAAGCAAGAGTGTTCCAGGAAGCAAGTGGCTGATGACAGTGAAGTTTTCAAGAAGATTCAAG GTATACTCAGAGAGTCGCTAAGTAAGAGAGGAGTTCGGGTTATAACAGGCTTAGGAAAGTATTTCCGACAAGTAGACAAGAACAGAAATGGTTTTCTCTCTCAGGCAGCCTTTAAAGAAGCTCTAAAAGTATTTCATTTGGAAGTGCCTGAAGGG gacttAGAATCCTTATGGCTTGTTCTTGATGATAGCAAGAGTGACAAGGTTGACTACGGAGAATTTACTCGTGCTGTGTTTGGAGAAATGAATGAATATAGGAAAGCATTTGTAAGAAAA GCTTATATGAAACTAGATTTCAACAAAACTGGGAGTGTGCCTATGGTAGATATCAGAAAATGTTACTGTGCAAAGAAACATCCTCTAGTATTGGCAG GCAAAGCTAcggaagaagaaattaaatcgTCATTTCTAGAAACTTTAGGAGAGTCCTGCAGCAACCCCAATGAAGTGTCCTATTCTGAGTTTGAAGATTACTATGAAGGATTAAGTATTGGAATCATGGATGACGATGATTTTGTTAATATCTTAAGGAACCCTTGGGGAATTTAG